The stretch of DNA AGTCCTTGCGCTGCTTGATCAGCTTTTCGACCACGGCCAGCACGGCGGTATCGTCCAGCTCGACGCGCTCGTCGACTTCGCGCTGCTTGATCGCCGCCAGCAGCAAGCGGATGGTGCCAAGGCGCTCGGTCTCGCGGGCGCGCATGGCGGTCTTCATGTCTTCGCTGATACGGGCTTTGAGGGACATCTTGATCTTCCAGAAAGTGGGCAGGCACTTACACATGGCGGCGGATGCCGCTCCTGCAAGGCCCATAACGCAAAAACCCGCCGAGCCTACGCCACAGCGGGTGATGGGCAAGCGCGAAGCCGGTATCAGTACAGCTTCTTCGGCAGCATCTGGCTGCGGATGCGCTTGTAATGGCGCTTCTCTGCCGCAGCCTTCTTGCGCTTGCGCGCGGCGGTGGGTTTTTCGTAAAACTCGCGGGCCCGCAGTTCCGGGAGCAACCCGTTCTTCTCGATGGTGCGCTTGAAACGGCGCAGGGCAACTTCAAAAGGCTCGTTTTCCTTGAGGCGGATCGTAGTCATTTGGCCGGAAAATGAAAGTATTTTCGGGATGGCGGCGTTACGAAGTTCTGGATTGTAGCACCAACAATCTGGCGCGGAAGTGGCGTGCAACTGGCGTGCCGCGTGTGATTCAGGCAGCACGATACCGCCTGGCTCAAGCTGCCGATTGCCCGGCGCGGGCCTGCCGTGCCGCCTCCGCCGCGGCCTGCCCCGCCGCCACCGCGGAGGCCCAGGCCCACTGGAAGTTGTAGCCCCCCAGCCAGCCGGTCACGTCGACCACTTCGCCGATGAAATACAGGCCCGGCACGTCGCGGGCCATCATGGTGGCCGACGACAGCGCGCGCGTATCCACCCCGCCCAGCGTGACCTCGGCCTTGCGGTAGCCCTCGGTGCCGGACGGCACGATGCGCCAGTCGTTGAGCGCGCCGCCGAGCTTGCGCAGGGCCTTGTCGGTCACGTCATGCAGCGGCATCGTCGCCGCCACGCCCGCGGCCGCGCACCACGCCTCGGCCAGCCGCGACGGCAGCCGTTGCGCCAGCAGGTTGCCCAGGTGCTTGCGGCTGCCGGCCTTCTGCTCGAGCAGCCAGGCGGCGGCGTCCTCGCCATCGAACAGGTCGATGGCGACCGGCGTGCCCGGACGCCAGTAGCTGGAGATCTGCAGCACCGCCGGGCCCGACAGGCCGCGGTGCGTCCACAGCAAATCCTCGCGGAAGGCGCCCGCGGCCTTGCCGCTGCCGGTGGCGATATCGACTTCCAGCGAGACCCCCGCCAGCGGCACGAACGGCGCCCAGTCCTTGCCATCGAAGGTCAGCGGCACCAGCGCCGGGCGGGTCTCGACGATGCCCAGCCCGAACTGCCGCGCAATGCGGTAGCCGAAGTCGGTGGCGCCGATCTTGGGGATCGACAGGCCGCCGGTGGCCACCACCACGGCGCCGGCCCGAACCGTGCCCGCGGCGGTCAGCAGCAGGAAGTCATCGCCCTCGCGCCGGATCTCCGCCACCGTGCAGCCGGTCTGCCAGCGCACCTGCCCCGCGTCGCATTCGGCGCGCAGCATGGCGATCACGTCTTCGGCGCTGTCGTTGCAGAACAGCTGGCCGCGGTGCTTCTCGTGCCAGGCGATGCCATGACGGCGCATCAGCGCCACGAAATCCTGCGGCGTGTAGCGCGCCAGCGCCGAGCGGCAGAAGTGCGGATTGGACGACAGGTAGTTGGCGGGGCCGGCCTGCAGGTTGGTGAAATTGCAGCGGCCGCCGCCCGAGATGCGGATTTTCTCGGCAAGCCGGGTGGCATGGTCGATCAGCACCACGCGCGCGCCGTTCTGGCCCGCCACCGCGGCACACATCATGCCCGCGGCGCCGGCGCCCAGTACGGCCACGTCATACCGGCCGGTCCGGGACTGGGCTGCCCCGCTCATTGCACGCCTCGCGAATCCATGTGTCTTGCCACCGCCTGAGAAAGGGCAGATTGTAGCGAAAAGCGCGCCGCGCGCCGCTGTGCTACCCTGCGCGCTTCCCGCAAACCCTTGTTTCGACGGCCGTTTCCCGGAGACGGCGTCATGGCTCCCATGCTTGTCCTCGGCATTGAATCTTCCTGCGACGAAACCGGCCTCGCGCTCTATGACACCGGCGCCGGCCTGCTCGCGCATGCGCTGCACTCGCAGATCGCCATGCACCGCGACTACGGCGGCGTGGTCCCCGAGCTGGCCTCGCGCGACCATATCCGCCGCGTGCTGCCGCTGCTGGAGCAGGTGCTGGCCGACGCCGGCCGCACCCGCCAGGACATCGACGCCATTGCCTTCACCCAGGGCCCGGGACTGGCCGGCGCGCTGCTGGTCGGCGCCTCGGTCGCCAATGCGCTCGGCTTCGCGCTGAACGTGCCGATGGTGGGCGTGCACCACCTCGAAGGCCACCTGCTGTCGCCGCTGCTAACGCGCGAGCCGCCGCCGTTCCCGTTCGTGGCGCTGCTGGTGTCCGGTGGGCATACGCAGCTGATGGAAGTGCGCGGCATCGGCGACTACGCGCTGCTGGGCGAAACCCTGGACGATGCCGCCGGCGAAGCGTTCGACAAGACCGCCAAGCTGCTCGGCCTGGGCTACCCGGGTGGGCCGGAAGTGTCGCGCCTGGCCGAGTTCGGCGTGCCCGGCGCCTTCGAGCTGCCGCGGCCGATGCTGCATTCCGGCAACCTGGATTTTTCCTTTGCCGGCCTGAAAACCGCGGTGCTGACGCAAACCCGCAAGCTGGCCAATACCTGCGAGCAGGACCGCGCCAACCTCGCGCGCGCCTTTGTCGATGCGATCGTCGACGTGCTGGCGGCCAAGTCGATGGCGGCGCTCAAGCAAACCGGCCACAAGCGGCTGGTGGTAGCCGGCGGCGTCGGCGCCAACCGGCAGCTGCGCGAACGGCTGGACCAGGTTGGCAGGCAGCGCAAGCTCGAGGTCTACTATCCTGACCTGGCGTTCTGCACCGACAACGGCGCGATGATCGCGTTTGCCGGCGCGATGCGCTTGCAGGCCGCGCCGGAACTGGCGCGGCATGAGTACGGCTATGGCGTGACGCCGCGCTGGGACCTGGCGGATATCCGCCTGCCTTCCGCGGCCTGAACCGGACCAAATAAATAGCCACCGCATGCGGTGGCTATTTCCATTGCAGCGACCACGCGGTCAGTCGACGCGCTTGTCCCGCTCGATCACCGCATACGCGCTGTGGTTGTGGATCGACTCGAAGTTCTCCGCCTCCAGCACATAGGCCACGATGCGCTCATCCGCATTCAGCCGCATGGCGATGTCGCGCACCAGGTCCTCGACAAACTTGGGATTCTCGTAGGCACGCTCGGTGACGAACTTCTCGTCGGGCCGCTTGAGCAGGCCCCACAGCTCGCACGACGCCTCTTCCTCGGCCATGCGCACCAGCGCCTCCACCGGCAGCTCGCCGGCCAGCTCCACGTTCATGGTGATATGCGAGCGCTGGTTGTGCGCGCCATACTGCGAGATCTTCTTCGAGCACGGGCACAGGCTGGTCACCGGCACCAGCGCCTTCAGGAACACCCGCGTGGCGCCGTTGCGCACTTCACCTGTCAGCGTGACCTCGTAGTCCAGCAGCGACTCCACGCCGGACACCGGCGCGATCTTGCTGATGAAGTACGGGAACGTGACCTCGATGCGGCCGGCCTCGGCTTCGAGCTTCTCCAGCATCTTGTCCAGCATCAGCCGGAAGCTGGCCAGCTCCAGCGGCGCCCGCTCTTCTTCCAGCAGCGCCACGAAGCGCGACATATGCGTGCCCTTCTGGTCGGCGGGCAGGTGCACGTCGAGGTTGAAGGTGCCGACGGTCGGCACGATGCCGGTCGGGGTCTTCAGGGTCACGGGATAGCGCACGCCCTTCACGCCGACTCGCTGGATCGGGATCTGGCGGGTGTCGGGGCTCGACTGGACGTCGGGCATGATGAAGGCGGGGTTGATGTCATTCATCTACGGTTTCCTCCAGGGTTGCGCAGCCTGGCGCAAGCCCTTACGGTCGCGGCATTTTCGCAGTCCCTCCATGCCGCGCAACGAGTGTGAAACCACGGGACCCGGCACTGTCGTGCCGACCCGCAGCTGCGAACACAAAAATCGGAGTGTAAGGGAATTCGGACGCACCCGTGGCGCGGCGGCCCGAATCCCCTCGGGATGGCAGGTGATCAGGCCACGCGCGAGGCGACCGTGACCTGCGGCTGGTCGAGCCCGAAACGCTCACGCACCGAGCGCTCGATGCCGGCCGCATCCAGGCCGCATTGCTGTAGCAGGTAGGCCGGGTCGCCATGGTCGACGAAGCGGTCGGGCAGGCCCAGCGTCAGCACCGGCTTGTCGATGCCGGCCTCGGCCAGGGCCTCGAGCACGGCGCTGCCGGCGCCGCCCATCACGCTGCCCTCTTCCACCGTCACCAGGTAGTCGTGGTCGGCGGCCAGGCGCTTGACCAGCGCGACGTCGAGCGGCTTGACGAAGCGCATGTCGGCCACGGTGGCGTCCAGCGCCTGCGCCGCGCCCAGCGCCGGCTGCACCATCGAGCCGAACGCCAGCATGCCGACGCGATGCCCGGCGCGCGCGCCGCCCTCGCGGCGCACCACGCCCTTGCCCACCGGCACCGGCGCCAGGTCGGCGGCGATCGCCGCGCCCGGGCCGGAGCCGCGCGGATAGCGCACGGCGGTCGGGCAGTCCTGCTGGAACGCCGTGGTCAGCAGCTGGCGGCACTCGTTTTCGTCGGACGGCGTCATCACCATCATGTTGGGGATGCAGCGCAGGTAGGCGATATCGTAGGCGCCCGCGTGGGTCGCGCCGTCGGCGCCGACCAGGCCGGCGCGGTCCAGCGCGAACACCACCGGCAGGTTCTGCAGCGC from Cupriavidus taiwanensis encodes:
- the folE2 gene encoding GTP cyclohydrolase FolE2; translated protein: MNDINPAFIMPDVQSSPDTRQIPIQRVGVKGVRYPVTLKTPTGIVPTVGTFNLDVHLPADQKGTHMSRFVALLEEERAPLELASFRLMLDKMLEKLEAEAGRIEVTFPYFISKIAPVSGVESLLDYEVTLTGEVRNGATRVFLKALVPVTSLCPCSKKISQYGAHNQRSHITMNVELAGELPVEALVRMAEEEASCELWGLLKRPDEKFVTERAYENPKFVEDLVRDIAMRLNADERIVAYVLEAENFESIHNHSAYAVIERDKRVD
- the tsaD gene encoding tRNA (adenosine(37)-N6)-threonylcarbamoyltransferase complex transferase subunit TsaD, with amino-acid sequence MLVLGIESSCDETGLALYDTGAGLLAHALHSQIAMHRDYGGVVPELASRDHIRRVLPLLEQVLADAGRTRQDIDAIAFTQGPGLAGALLVGASVANALGFALNVPMVGVHHLEGHLLSPLLTREPPPFPFVALLVSGGHTQLMEVRGIGDYALLGETLDDAAGEAFDKTAKLLGLGYPGGPEVSRLAEFGVPGAFELPRPMLHSGNLDFSFAGLKTAVLTQTRKLANTCEQDRANLARAFVDAIVDVLAAKSMAALKQTGHKRLVVAGGVGANRQLRERLDQVGRQRKLEVYYPDLAFCTDNGAMIAFAGAMRLQAAPELARHEYGYGVTPRWDLADIRLPSAA
- a CDS encoding NAD(P)/FAD-dependent oxidoreductase — protein: MSGAAQSRTGRYDVAVLGAGAAGMMCAAVAGQNGARVVLIDHATRLAEKIRISGGGRCNFTNLQAGPANYLSSNPHFCRSALARYTPQDFVALMRRHGIAWHEKHRGQLFCNDSAEDVIAMLRAECDAGQVRWQTGCTVAEIRREGDDFLLLTAAGTVRAGAVVVATGGLSIPKIGATDFGYRIARQFGLGIVETRPALVPLTFDGKDWAPFVPLAGVSLEVDIATGSGKAAGAFREDLLWTHRGLSGPAVLQISSYWRPGTPVAIDLFDGEDAAAWLLEQKAGSRKHLGNLLAQRLPSRLAEAWCAAAGVAATMPLHDVTDKALRKLGGALNDWRIVPSGTEGYRKAEVTLGGVDTRALSSATMMARDVPGLYFIGEVVDVTGWLGGYNFQWAWASAVAAGQAAAEAARQARAGQSAA
- the rpsU gene encoding 30S ribosomal protein S21, which translates into the protein MTTIRLKENEPFEVALRRFKRTIEKNGLLPELRAREFYEKPTAARKRKKAAAEKRHYKRIRSQMLPKKLY